From Phocoena phocoena chromosome 16, mPhoPho1.1, whole genome shotgun sequence, a single genomic window includes:
- the GBF1 gene encoding Golgi-specific brefeldin A-resistance guanine nucleotide exchange factor 1 isoform X15: MVDKNIYIIQGEISIVVGAIKRNARWSTHTPLDEERDPLLHSFSHLKEVLNNVTELSEIEPNVFLRPFLEVIRSEDTTGPITGLALTSVNKFLSYALIDPTHEGTAEGMENTADAVTHARFVGTDPASDEVVLMKILQVLRTLLLTPVGAHLTNESVCEIMQSCFRICFEMRLSELLRKSAEHTLVDMVQLLFTRLPQFKEEPKNYMGTNMKKLKMRAGGMSDSSKWKKQKRSPRPPRHMTKVTPGSELPTPSGTTLSSNLTGGMPFIDVPTPISSASSEAASAVVSPSTDSGLEFSSQTTSKEDLTDLEQPGSPGYSTVAEPGSSELGVPEQPDPQEGAHVEKAQSTSVESIPEVLEECTSPADHSDSASVHDMDYVNPRGVRFTQSSQKEGTALVPYGLPCIRELFRFLISLTNPHDRHNSEVMIHMGLHLLTVALESAPVAQCQTLLGLIKDEMCRHLFQLLSVERLNLYAASLRVCFLLFESMREHLKFQLEMYIKKLMDIITVENPKMPYEMKEMALEATVQLWHIPSFVTELYINYDCDYYCSNLFEDLTKLLSKNSFPVSGQLYTTHLLSLDALLTVIDSTEAHCQAKVLNNLTQQEKKEAARPGCEAVDGTREANNTERAASNGKAIGMAPDITGLHVPGGGRLPAEHGKPGCSDLEEAGDSGADKKFTRKPPRFSCLLPDPRELIEIKNKKKLLITGTEQFNQKPKKGIQFLQEKGLLTIPMDNTEVAQWLRENPRLDKKMIGEFVSDRKNIDLLESFVSTFSFQGLRLDEALRLYLEAFRLPGEAPVIQRLLEAFTEHWRNCNGSPFANSDACFALAYAVIMLNTDQHNHNVRKQNAPMTLEEFRKNLKGVNGGKDFEQDILEDMYHAIKNEEIVMPEEQTGLVRENYVWNVLLHRGATPEGIFLRVPAGSYDLDLFTMTWGPTIAALSYVFDKSLEETIIQKAISGFRKCAMISAHYGLSDVFDNLIISLCKFTALSSESIENLPTVFGSNPKAHIAAKTVFHLAHRHGDILREGWKNIMEAMLQLFRAQLLPKAMVEVEDFVDPNGKISLQREETPSNRGESTVLSFVSWLTLSGTEQSSVRGPSTENQEAKRMALDCIKQCDPEKMITESKFLQLESLQELMKALVSVTPDEETYDEEDAAFCLEMLLRIVLENRDRVGCVWQTVRDHLYHLCVQAQDFCFLVERAVVGLLRLAIRLLRREEISGQVLLSLRILLLMKPSVLSRVSHQVAYGLHELLKTNAANIHSSDDWATLFTLLECIGSGVKPPAALQATARADAPDAGAQSDSELPSFHQNDVSLDRGYTSDSEVYTDHGRPGKIHRSATDADVVNSGWLVVGKDDIDNSKPGPETSWPGPSPLVNQYSLTVGLDLGPHDTKSLLKCVESLSFIVRDAAHITPDNFELCVKTLRIFVEASLNGGCKSQEKRGKSHKYDSKGNRFKKKSKEGSMLRRPRTSSQHATRGGHSDDDEDEGVPASYHTVSLQVLFPLLTKLLENISPADVGGMEETRMRASTLLSKVFLQHLSPLLSLSTFAALWLTILDFMDKYMHAGSSDLLSEAIPESLKNMLLVMDTAEIFHSADARGGSPSALWEITWERIDCFLPHLRDELFKQTVIQDPVPMEPHAPKPLASAHLTPAAGDTRTPGHPPPPEMPSELGTCDFEKPEGPRPANSSSSGSPVASSPSRLSPTPDGPPPLAQPPLILQPLASPLQVGVPPMTLPIILNPALIEATSPVPLLATPRPTDPLPTSEVN; the protein is encoded by the exons ATCCCACCCATGAGGGCACGGCAGAGGGCATGGAGAACACGGCAGATGCTGTCACCCATGCCCGTTTTGTGGGCACAGATCCTGCCAGCGATGAGGTTGTCCTGATGAAAATCCTTCAG gtACTGCGGACTCTGTTGCTGACCCCAGTAGGTGCCCACCTAACCAATGAATCTGTGTGTGAGATTATGCAGTCTTGCTTCCGGATCTGCTTTGAAATGAGGCTCAGTG AGTTATTGAGAAAATCCGCAGAGCACACTCTCGTAGACATGGTGCAGCTGCTCTTCACAAG GTTACCTCAGTTTAAAGAAGAACCCAAGAACTATATGGGGACCAACATGAAGAAG CTGAAAATGAGAGCAGGAGGCATGAGTGATTCATCTAAgtggaagaaacagaagagatcTCCCCGACCCCCCCGCCATATGACCAAAGTCACACCAGGTTCAGAGCTGCCCACCCCCAGTGGAACCACCTTATCCTCTAACCTCACTG GTGGCATGCCCTTCATAGATGTACCCACTCCCATCTCCTCTGCAAGTTCAGAAGCTGCCTCAGCAGTGGTCAGCCCCTCTACAGACAGTGGCCTGGAGTTCTCCTCCCAGACCACCTCCAAAGAGGACCTCACTGACCTGGAGCAACCTGGCTCTCCAGGGTACAGCACAGTTGCAGAGCCTGGCAGCAGCGAGCTAGGGGTTCCTGAGCAACCTGACCCCCAG GAAGGGGCCCATGTGGAAAAGGCCCAATCAACATCCGTGGAATCCATCCCTGAAGTATTAGAGGAGTGCACATCTCCTGCTGACCACTCTGACTCTGCTTCTGTCCATGACATGGATTACGTCAACCCCCGGGGTGTGCGCTTTACACAGTCCTCTCAGAAAGAAG GCACAGCTTTGGTCCCCTATGGTCTTCCTTGCATCCGCGAGCTCTTCCGATTCCTCATCTCTCTCACCAACCCACACGACCGCCACAACTCAGAGGTTATGATCCACATGGGACTGCATTTGCTGACAGTGGCTCTTGAGTCGGCCCCTGTAGCCCAGTGCCAAACCCTCTTGGGCCTCATCAAGGATGAGATGTGCCGCCACTTATTCCAG CTACTCAGCGTAGAGCGACTGAACCTTTATGCTGCTTCCCTGCGGGTATGCTTCCTACTGTTTGAGAGCATGAGGGAGCACCTCAAGTTCCAATTAGAG ATGTACATCAAAAAGCTCATGGATATCATCACTGTGGAGAACCCCAAGATGCCTTATGAAATGAAGGAGATGGCTTTGGAGGCCACTGTGCAGCTCTGGCACATCCCCAGCTTTGTCACTGAGCTCTATATCAACTATGATTGTGACTACTACTGTTCCAACCTCTTTGAAGATCTCACCAAGCTGCTGTCCAAG AATTCCTTCCCTGTGTCTGGTCAGCTCTATACAACACACCTGCTGTCTCTTGATGCCCTGTTGACAGTGATTGACAGCACTGAGGCCCACTGCCAAGCCAAAGTCCTCAACAACCTTACCcagcaagaaaagaaagaggcagcCAGACCTGGCTGTGAGGCAGTAGATGGCACTCGAGAAGCCAACAATA CTGAGAGAGCGGCCAGCAATGGGAAGGCTATAGGCATGGCCCCAGACATCACAGGCCTGCATGTGCCAGGTGGAGGGCGGCTGCCAGCAGAACATGGGAAACCAGGATGCAGTGATCTGGAGGAAGCTGGTGACTCTGGGG CTGACAAAAAGTTTACCCGGAAGCCACCTCGATTTTCCTGTCTCCTGCCAGATCCACGGGAGTTGAttgaaattaagaataaaaagaag CTGCTGATTACTGGCACAGAGCAGTTCAACCAGAAACCAAAGAAGGGGATCCAGTTTCTGCAAGAGAAAGGTCTCCTCACCATCCCAATGGACAACACAGAGGTAGCCCAGTGGCTGCGAGAGAACCCTCGGCTGGACAAGAAAATGATTGGAGAGTTTGTGAGTGACCGCAAAAACATTGACCTGTTGGAGAGCTTTGTGAG CACCTTCAGCTTTCAGGGTCTGCGGCTGGACGAAGCTCTCCGTCTCTACCTGGAAGCCTTCCGCTTGCCCGGGGAAGCACCAGTCATCCAGAGGTTGCTAGAGGCATTCACAGAACATTGGAGG AATTGTAATGGCTCCCCATTTGCCAATAGCGATGCCTGCTTTGCCCTGGCCTATGCTGTCATCATGCTTAATACTGACCAGCACAACCACAATGTTCGCAAGCAAAATGCACCCATGACCCTGGAG GAGTTTCGCAAAAATCTAAAAGGTGTGAATGGAGGCAAGGACTTTGAGCAAGACATTCTGGAGGACATGTACCATGCCATCAA GAATGAGGAAATTGTGATGCCTGAGGAGCAGACAGGCCTGGTTCGGGAGAATTATGTATGGAATGTGCTGCTTCATCGAGGTGCCACCCCAGAAGGCATATTCCTACGTGTGCCTGCTGGCAGCTACGATCTTGACCTCTTCACCATGACCTGGGGCCCCACTATTGCTGCTCTTTCTTATGTCTTTGACAAAAGCCTTGAGGAGACAATCATCCAAAAAGCCATCTCAGGCTTCAG GAAGTGCGCCATGATCTCCGCCCACTATGGCCTCAGTGATGTGTTTGACAATCTCATCATCTCTCTATGCAAATTCACAGCTCTCAGCAGTGAG TCCATTGAGAACCTGCCCACTGTGTTTGGAAGCAACCCTAAAGCCCACATTGCAGCCAAGACAGTATTCCATTTGGCCCATCGTCATGGTGACATCCTGCGGGAGGGCTGGAAGAATATCATGGAGGCCATGCTGCAGCTCTTCCGAGCCCAACTGCTGCCCAAGGCTATGGTGGAG GTAGAAGATTTTGTGGATCCCAATGGCAAGATCTCTCTACAACGGGAAGAGACACCATCAAACCG AGGAGAGTCGACAGTGCTGAGCTTTGTGAGCTGGCTGACACTTAGTGGTACTGAGCAGTCTAGCGTGCGGGGCCCATCCACTGAGAACCAAGAGGCCAAGAGAATGGCCTTGGACTGTATCAAG CAATGTGACCCAGAAAAGATGATCACAGAAAGTAAATTCCTCCAGCTGGAGTCACTGCAGGAGCTCATGAAG GCTCTGGTCTCAGTGACACCAGATGAAGAGACCTATGATGAAGAGGATGCTGCTTTCTGCCTGGAGATGCTGCTGAGGATTGTGCTGGAGAACAG GGACCGTGTGGGCTGTGTGTGGCAGACTGTTCGAGACCATCTATACCACCTATGTGTCCAGGCACAGGACTTCTGCTTCCTTGTGGAGCGGGCAGTAGTGGGGCTGCTGCGCCTAGCCATTAGGCTACTCCGGAGAGAAGAGATCAGTGGCCAG GTACTGCTCTCCCTGCGCATTTTGCTACTAATGAAGCCCAGCGTGTTGTCCCGAGTCAGTCACCAGGTAGCCTATGGGCTCCATGAACTCCTTAAGACTAACGCAGCCAACATCCACTCAAGTGATGACTGGGCCACCCTCTTCACGCTGCTGGAGTGCATTGGCTCAGGTGTAAAGCCTCCAGCTGCCCTGCAGGCCACAGCCAGGGCCGATGCACCTGATGCTG GGGCCCAATCAGATAGTGAACTCCCATCCTTCCATCAAAATGATGTGAGCCTGGACCGAGGGTACACTTCTGACTCGGAGGTCTACACTGACCATGGCAGGCCTGGCAAGATTCACCGATCAGCCACAGATGCTGATGTGGTCAACAGCGGTTGGTTAGTG GTGGGGAAGGATGACATCGATAACTCCAAGCCAGGGCCTGAGACCAGCTGGCCAGGTCCTTCACCCCTGGTCAATCAGTACAGCCTAACAGTGGGGCTGGACCTCGGGCCACATGACACCAAGTCCCTGCTCAAGTGTGTGGAATCCCTGTCCTTCATTGTGCGTGACGCTGCCCACATCACACCTGACAACTTTGAGCTCTGTGTCAAGACTCTCCGCATCTTTGTGGAGGCCAGTCTGAATGGCG GGTGCAAGTCCCAGGAGAAACGTGGCAAGAGTCACAAGTATGACAGCAAAGGGAACCGCTTCAAGAAGAAATCCAAGGAAGGCTCAATGCTTCGGCGGCCTCGAACCTCCAGCCAACATGCCACTCGGGGCGGGCATAGTGATGACGATGAGGACGAAGGTGTGCCTGCCAGCTACCATACGGTGTCTTTACAG GTGCTGTTTCCTCTACTGACCAAGCTCTTGGAAAACATCAGCCCTGCAGATGTGGGCGGGATGGAGGAGACCCGGATGAGGGCTTCCACCCTGCTCTCTAAG GTCTTCCTGCAGCACCTGTCTCCACTGCTGTCGCTCTCTACCTTTGCGGCCCTCTGGCTGACCATCCTGGATTTCATGGACAAGTACATGCACGCAGGCTCCAGTGACTTACTG TCAGAGGCCATCCCTGAGTCTCTGAAGAACATGCTCCTGGTGATGGACACAGCAGAGATTTTCCACAGTGCGGATGCCCGAGGAGGCAGCCCCTCAGCCCTCTGGGAGATCACCTGGGAGCGCATTGACTGTTTCCTGCCCCACCTACGAGATGAGCTCTTCAAGCAGACTGTCATCCAGG ACCCTGTGCCCATGGAGCCTCATGCCCCAAAACCTCTGGCCTCAGCCCACCTGACTCCTGCTGCTGGTGACACCAGGACACCTGGCCATCCACCTCCCCCAGAGATGCCCTCTGAGCTGGGGACCTGTG ACTTTGAGAAGCCCGAGGGCCCCCGACCTGCCAACAGCAGCTCCTCTGGATCACCAGTGGCATCCAGCCCCAGCAGACTGAGCCCTACCCCGGATGGGCCTCCACCCCTGGCTCAGCCCCCACTGATCCTGCAGCCCTTGGCCTCCCCACTGCAGGTGGGCGTGCCCCCCATGACTCTGCCTATCATACTCAACCCCGCTCTCATCGAGGCCACCTCACCTGTGCCCCTCCTGGCCACACCCCGCCCCACAgaccccctgcccacctctgagGTCAACTAA
- the GBF1 gene encoding Golgi-specific brefeldin A-resistance guanine nucleotide exchange factor 1 isoform X11 — protein MVDKNIYIIQGEISIVVGAIKRNARWSTHTPLDEERDPLLHSFSHLKEVLNNVTELSEIEPNVFLRPFLEVIRSEDTTGPITGLALTSVNKFLSYALIDPTHEGTAEGMENTADAVTHARFVGTDPASDEVVLMKILQVLRTLLLTPVGAHLTNESVCEIMQSCFRICFEMRLSELLRKSAEHTLVDMVQLLFTRLPQFKEEPKNYMGTNMKKLKMRAGGMSDSSKWKKQKRSPRPPRHMTKVTPGSELPTPSGTTLSSNLTGGMPFIDVPTPISSASSEAASAVVSPSTDSGLEFSSQTTSKEDLTDLEQPGSPGYSTVAEPGSSELGVPEQPDPQEGAHVEKAQSTSVESIPEVLEECTSPADHSDSASVHDMDYVNPRGVRFTQSSQKEGTALVPYGLPCIRELFRFLISLTNPHDRHNSEVMIHMGLHLLTVALESAPVAQCQTLLGLIKDEMCRHLFQLLSVERLNLYAASLRVCFLLFESMREHLKFQLEMYIKKLMDIITVENPKMPYEMKEMALEATVQLWHIPSFVTELYINYDCDYYCSNLFEDLTKLLSKNSFPVSGQLYTTHLLSLDALLTVIDSTEAHCQAKVLNNLTQQEKKEAARPGCEAVDGTREANNTERAASNGKAIGMAPDITGLHVPGGGRLPAEHGKPGCSDLEEAGDSGADKKFTRKPPRFSCLLPDPRELIEIKNKKKLLITGTEQFNQKPKKGIQFLQEKGLLTIPMDNTEVAQWLRENPRLDKKMIGEFVSDRKNIDLLESFVSTFSFQGLRLDEALRLYLEAFRLPGEAPVIQRLLEAFTEHWRNCNGSPFANSDACFALAYAVIMLNTDQHNHNVRKQNAPMTLEEFRKNLKGVNGGKDFEQDILEDMYHAIKNEEIVMPEEQTGLVRENYVWNVLLHRGATPEGIFLRVPAGSYDLDLFTMTWGPTIAALSYVFDKSLEETIIQKAISGFRKCAMISAHYGLSDVFDNLIISLCKFTALSSESIENLPTVFGSNPKAHIAAKTVFHLAHRHGDILREGWKNIMEAMLQLFRAQLLPKAMVEVEDFVDPNGKISLQREETPSNRGESTVLSFVSWLTLSGTEQSSVRGPSTENQEAKRMALDCIKQCDPEKMITESKFLQLESLQELMKALVSVTPDEETYDEEDAAFCLEMLLRIVLENRDRVGCVWQTVRDHLYHLCVQAQDFCFLVERAVVGLLRLAIRLLRREEISGQVLLSLRILLLMKPSVLSRVSHQVAYGLHELLKTNAANIHSSDDWATLFTLLECIGSGVKPPAALQATARADAPDAGAQSDSELPSFHQNDVSLDRGYTSDSEVYTDHGRPGKIHRSATDADVVNSGWLVVGKDDIDNSKPGPETSWPGPSPLVNQYSLTVGLDLGPHDTKSLLKCVESLSFIVRDAAHITPDNFELCVKTLRIFVEASLNGGCKSQEKRGKSHKYDSKGNRFKKKSKEGSMLRRPRTSSQHATRGGHSDDDEDEGVPASYHTVSLQLLDLMHTLHTRAASIYSSWAEEQRHLDTGGRKIEADSRTLWAHCWCPLLQGIACLCCDARRQVRMQALTYLQRALLVHDLQKLDALEWESCFNKVLFPLLTKLLENISPADVGGMEETRMRASTLLSKVFLQHLSPLLSLSTFAALWLTILDFMDKYMHAGSSDLLSEAIPESLKNMLLVMDTAEIFHSADARGGSPSALWEITWERIDCFLPHLRDELFKQTVIQDFEKPEGPRPANSSSSGSPVASSPSRLSPTPDGPPPLAQPPLILQPLASPLQVGVPPMTLPIILNPALIEATSPVPLLATPRPTDPLPTSEVN, from the exons ATCCCACCCATGAGGGCACGGCAGAGGGCATGGAGAACACGGCAGATGCTGTCACCCATGCCCGTTTTGTGGGCACAGATCCTGCCAGCGATGAGGTTGTCCTGATGAAAATCCTTCAG gtACTGCGGACTCTGTTGCTGACCCCAGTAGGTGCCCACCTAACCAATGAATCTGTGTGTGAGATTATGCAGTCTTGCTTCCGGATCTGCTTTGAAATGAGGCTCAGTG AGTTATTGAGAAAATCCGCAGAGCACACTCTCGTAGACATGGTGCAGCTGCTCTTCACAAG GTTACCTCAGTTTAAAGAAGAACCCAAGAACTATATGGGGACCAACATGAAGAAG CTGAAAATGAGAGCAGGAGGCATGAGTGATTCATCTAAgtggaagaaacagaagagatcTCCCCGACCCCCCCGCCATATGACCAAAGTCACACCAGGTTCAGAGCTGCCCACCCCCAGTGGAACCACCTTATCCTCTAACCTCACTG GTGGCATGCCCTTCATAGATGTACCCACTCCCATCTCCTCTGCAAGTTCAGAAGCTGCCTCAGCAGTGGTCAGCCCCTCTACAGACAGTGGCCTGGAGTTCTCCTCCCAGACCACCTCCAAAGAGGACCTCACTGACCTGGAGCAACCTGGCTCTCCAGGGTACAGCACAGTTGCAGAGCCTGGCAGCAGCGAGCTAGGGGTTCCTGAGCAACCTGACCCCCAG GAAGGGGCCCATGTGGAAAAGGCCCAATCAACATCCGTGGAATCCATCCCTGAAGTATTAGAGGAGTGCACATCTCCTGCTGACCACTCTGACTCTGCTTCTGTCCATGACATGGATTACGTCAACCCCCGGGGTGTGCGCTTTACACAGTCCTCTCAGAAAGAAG GCACAGCTTTGGTCCCCTATGGTCTTCCTTGCATCCGCGAGCTCTTCCGATTCCTCATCTCTCTCACCAACCCACACGACCGCCACAACTCAGAGGTTATGATCCACATGGGACTGCATTTGCTGACAGTGGCTCTTGAGTCGGCCCCTGTAGCCCAGTGCCAAACCCTCTTGGGCCTCATCAAGGATGAGATGTGCCGCCACTTATTCCAG CTACTCAGCGTAGAGCGACTGAACCTTTATGCTGCTTCCCTGCGGGTATGCTTCCTACTGTTTGAGAGCATGAGGGAGCACCTCAAGTTCCAATTAGAG ATGTACATCAAAAAGCTCATGGATATCATCACTGTGGAGAACCCCAAGATGCCTTATGAAATGAAGGAGATGGCTTTGGAGGCCACTGTGCAGCTCTGGCACATCCCCAGCTTTGTCACTGAGCTCTATATCAACTATGATTGTGACTACTACTGTTCCAACCTCTTTGAAGATCTCACCAAGCTGCTGTCCAAG AATTCCTTCCCTGTGTCTGGTCAGCTCTATACAACACACCTGCTGTCTCTTGATGCCCTGTTGACAGTGATTGACAGCACTGAGGCCCACTGCCAAGCCAAAGTCCTCAACAACCTTACCcagcaagaaaagaaagaggcagcCAGACCTGGCTGTGAGGCAGTAGATGGCACTCGAGAAGCCAACAATA CTGAGAGAGCGGCCAGCAATGGGAAGGCTATAGGCATGGCCCCAGACATCACAGGCCTGCATGTGCCAGGTGGAGGGCGGCTGCCAGCAGAACATGGGAAACCAGGATGCAGTGATCTGGAGGAAGCTGGTGACTCTGGGG CTGACAAAAAGTTTACCCGGAAGCCACCTCGATTTTCCTGTCTCCTGCCAGATCCACGGGAGTTGAttgaaattaagaataaaaagaag CTGCTGATTACTGGCACAGAGCAGTTCAACCAGAAACCAAAGAAGGGGATCCAGTTTCTGCAAGAGAAAGGTCTCCTCACCATCCCAATGGACAACACAGAGGTAGCCCAGTGGCTGCGAGAGAACCCTCGGCTGGACAAGAAAATGATTGGAGAGTTTGTGAGTGACCGCAAAAACATTGACCTGTTGGAGAGCTTTGTGAG CACCTTCAGCTTTCAGGGTCTGCGGCTGGACGAAGCTCTCCGTCTCTACCTGGAAGCCTTCCGCTTGCCCGGGGAAGCACCAGTCATCCAGAGGTTGCTAGAGGCATTCACAGAACATTGGAGG AATTGTAATGGCTCCCCATTTGCCAATAGCGATGCCTGCTTTGCCCTGGCCTATGCTGTCATCATGCTTAATACTGACCAGCACAACCACAATGTTCGCAAGCAAAATGCACCCATGACCCTGGAG GAGTTTCGCAAAAATCTAAAAGGTGTGAATGGAGGCAAGGACTTTGAGCAAGACATTCTGGAGGACATGTACCATGCCATCAA GAATGAGGAAATTGTGATGCCTGAGGAGCAGACAGGCCTGGTTCGGGAGAATTATGTATGGAATGTGCTGCTTCATCGAGGTGCCACCCCAGAAGGCATATTCCTACGTGTGCCTGCTGGCAGCTACGATCTTGACCTCTTCACCATGACCTGGGGCCCCACTATTGCTGCTCTTTCTTATGTCTTTGACAAAAGCCTTGAGGAGACAATCATCCAAAAAGCCATCTCAGGCTTCAG GAAGTGCGCCATGATCTCCGCCCACTATGGCCTCAGTGATGTGTTTGACAATCTCATCATCTCTCTATGCAAATTCACAGCTCTCAGCAGTGAG TCCATTGAGAACCTGCCCACTGTGTTTGGAAGCAACCCTAAAGCCCACATTGCAGCCAAGACAGTATTCCATTTGGCCCATCGTCATGGTGACATCCTGCGGGAGGGCTGGAAGAATATCATGGAGGCCATGCTGCAGCTCTTCCGAGCCCAACTGCTGCCCAAGGCTATGGTGGAG GTAGAAGATTTTGTGGATCCCAATGGCAAGATCTCTCTACAACGGGAAGAGACACCATCAAACCG AGGAGAGTCGACAGTGCTGAGCTTTGTGAGCTGGCTGACACTTAGTGGTACTGAGCAGTCTAGCGTGCGGGGCCCATCCACTGAGAACCAAGAGGCCAAGAGAATGGCCTTGGACTGTATCAAG CAATGTGACCCAGAAAAGATGATCACAGAAAGTAAATTCCTCCAGCTGGAGTCACTGCAGGAGCTCATGAAG GCTCTGGTCTCAGTGACACCAGATGAAGAGACCTATGATGAAGAGGATGCTGCTTTCTGCCTGGAGATGCTGCTGAGGATTGTGCTGGAGAACAG GGACCGTGTGGGCTGTGTGTGGCAGACTGTTCGAGACCATCTATACCACCTATGTGTCCAGGCACAGGACTTCTGCTTCCTTGTGGAGCGGGCAGTAGTGGGGCTGCTGCGCCTAGCCATTAGGCTACTCCGGAGAGAAGAGATCAGTGGCCAG GTACTGCTCTCCCTGCGCATTTTGCTACTAATGAAGCCCAGCGTGTTGTCCCGAGTCAGTCACCAGGTAGCCTATGGGCTCCATGAACTCCTTAAGACTAACGCAGCCAACATCCACTCAAGTGATGACTGGGCCACCCTCTTCACGCTGCTGGAGTGCATTGGCTCAGGTGTAAAGCCTCCAGCTGCCCTGCAGGCCACAGCCAGGGCCGATGCACCTGATGCTG GGGCCCAATCAGATAGTGAACTCCCATCCTTCCATCAAAATGATGTGAGCCTGGACCGAGGGTACACTTCTGACTCGGAGGTCTACACTGACCATGGCAGGCCTGGCAAGATTCACCGATCAGCCACAGATGCTGATGTGGTCAACAGCGGTTGGTTAGTG GTGGGGAAGGATGACATCGATAACTCCAAGCCAGGGCCTGAGACCAGCTGGCCAGGTCCTTCACCCCTGGTCAATCAGTACAGCCTAACAGTGGGGCTGGACCTCGGGCCACATGACACCAAGTCCCTGCTCAAGTGTGTGGAATCCCTGTCCTTCATTGTGCGTGACGCTGCCCACATCACACCTGACAACTTTGAGCTCTGTGTCAAGACTCTCCGCATCTTTGTGGAGGCCAGTCTGAATGGCG GGTGCAAGTCCCAGGAGAAACGTGGCAAGAGTCACAAGTATGACAGCAAAGGGAACCGCTTCAAGAAGAAATCCAAGGAAGGCTCAATGCTTCGGCGGCCTCGAACCTCCAGCCAACATGCCACTCGGGGCGGGCATAGTGATGACGATGAGGACGAAGGTGTGCCTGCCAGCTACCATACGGTGTCTTTACAG TTGCTAGACCTGATGCACACCCTACACACAAGGGCAGCCTCTATCTACAGCTCATGGGCGGAGGAGCAGCGCCACCTGGACACAGGAGGCCGGAAGATCGAAGCGGATTCACGCACCCTCTGGGCCCACTGTTGGTGCCCTTTACTTCAGG GCATTGCCTGCCTGTGCTGTGATGCCCGGCGCCAGGTGCGGATGCAGGCACTGACCTATCTGCAGCGAGCACTACTGGTACATGATCTGCAAAAGTTAGATGCCCTGGAATGGGAGTCCTGTTTTAACAAG GTGCTGTTTCCTCTACTGACCAAGCTCTTGGAAAACATCAGCCCTGCAGATGTGGGCGGGATGGAGGAGACCCGGATGAGGGCTTCCACCCTGCTCTCTAAG GTCTTCCTGCAGCACCTGTCTCCACTGCTGTCGCTCTCTACCTTTGCGGCCCTCTGGCTGACCATCCTGGATTTCATGGACAAGTACATGCACGCAGGCTCCAGTGACTTACTG TCAGAGGCCATCCCTGAGTCTCTGAAGAACATGCTCCTGGTGATGGACACAGCAGAGATTTTCCACAGTGCGGATGCCCGAGGAGGCAGCCCCTCAGCCCTCTGGGAGATCACCTGGGAGCGCATTGACTGTTTCCTGCCCCACCTACGAGATGAGCTCTTCAAGCAGACTGTCATCCAGG ACTTTGAGAAGCCCGAGGGCCCCCGACCTGCCAACAGCAGCTCCTCTGGATCACCAGTGGCATCCAGCCCCAGCAGACTGAGCCCTACCCCGGATGGGCCTCCACCCCTGGCTCAGCCCCCACTGATCCTGCAGCCCTTGGCCTCCCCACTGCAGGTGGGCGTGCCCCCCATGACTCTGCCTATCATACTCAACCCCGCTCTCATCGAGGCCACCTCACCTGTGCCCCTCCTGGCCACACCCCGCCCCACAgaccccctgcccacctctgagGTCAACTAA